From Ndongobacter massiliensis:
GTAACGTTTCCGTCTTTATCAAACTCGATAAACGCAGAATCGGTTACAAAGCCAGTTCCATCGGGGAGTTTAGACTTACCATTTACCGTGTTGGCATCTCGAATAGCTTTGTCGATGGCTTTTTTATCGTCATCAGTTAGCTTTTTGGGATCTCTCACGGCGACTTTGTCGGGGGTTGTTATTACCGGCTCAGACTTCGCGCAAGAACGGAATTTATGTGGCTCTTTGACAACGATACCGAACTCTCTTTTGAGTTCTAAATCATCATTATTGATTGGGAACGTAACCTTTTTGCCGTCAATGGATACTGCTTGAGACATCTCTTGTGAGTTAGATTTGTCTACTTTACAGCTTCCATTTTCGCAAAAATTCTTGTCCTCTCCATCCGTAAAATTTTTGACAAAATAAAACTTCGTACCTGCGGCAACCTCTTTATCAAATGTAACAATGATCTGTTCGTCTGTTACCTGGACTTTTTCTATTGTCGGAGCAGCGGATGTTTCCGTTACCTGTTTGATTTTAAGGTCCGTAGCTTCAACTTTTCCGGAGGTTGATCCATCGGTATAGGTTACTTCATAGTAGGCATGGTCCGTGCCATCGATAGAGAATGTAACACTCTTAAAGTCTTTCGCGATGTCCGGATTGGCTTTCTTCAGCATTTCAATAGCTTCTGCTTGCTCATCTTTATTTACAAGGTTGGCGTTCGGGTGTTCAATCCAGATTTCGCCGGCGGGCATTGTGAGCGTTATCTGATTTGCCATTGATGGCTCAGCATTTGCAGTTACTTCCGGTGATTTGTCTTCACCTAATTGTTGATAGACAGTAACTGTATCTCCTTCTGCAACTTTAACGCCGGCAGGTAGATCTACTTTCCAGGTATTTCCTGTTTTAGGTGAATAGGAAAGAGTGGCTTTAACAGTGCCATCTTTAGCTTTTAAGGTTACATGGACTGTTGCTATTACAGTTACATTCTTTTTACCAACTTTAACTCTAGCTTTGTGTACCTTACCGCCGGAAAGGGTTGTGGCGTCGCAAAAGACTTTGTTAATGGTCGGTGCCGGTATAGCACCCCGCGCAACCGCCTCGTCAACAATCTCTGGCCCGATCTCTAGCCCATCGCCCTGTTCCTCGTTGGATTTGATACTTGATGGTTCTTCCTTTACAGGAGTATTTATTGTAGGCGGATTTAACTGAGGGATCTCGCTTACTGGCTCTTCGATTATCTCCGAGCTGATCTCCGAGCTGATCTCCAAATCCTCGGCATGCACCGCTATCGGCGTCACGAAAGGCAGTATCAGCAAACAAACCGTGAAAACAGCCAACCATTGTTTCAACCGACTGCCGATGCTGCGTGTGGTGGCGGCAGCCTTTCTATCTTTTTTCTTCCTGTGATCTATCATGATTCCTCCTCGGCATACAAGCATACACAATTGTTTTAATCTATATCCGTAGCTTAACATATTTTTTTAAGAAAGCAAAATCTCAAACTATATCAAAATGATTGTTTGTCAAAATAAAGTCAAAAGATATCCGTCAAGCATTGCGACAAAAAAATACAGAACCAAAGCTCTTAAAAAAGCTTCTATGTGCTTTTTCGGATTTTGGTAGAGCTCCTTTTGTGGTATTTTTGATAACCTGATCCGCTTTGTGTTTCTCCACCAGAATAGATCAATAACGATAAGGTCAAAAACATTTAGCGTTTCGCCTAAAATCAGCAAACGAATAAAGTTATGCATAAACTTTGTTTGGTGAATGACGATGCCTAACAATAAAAATAAGACGGCAAATCGTAAAAAATTCGCGATCCATGCAGCGAATTTGCCTGTTTCATAGCGTCCATAATTATAATAACGTGCAACGGAAGCAATGTTTGCATATTCAAAGGAACCTTTAGCCATATCCTTCGACAAATACTTTTCCAATTCCAATGCTTTTTTATCATAGAAAAGATCTGGAAATTTTTTAGATATGTTTATTCTCGCTACAAAAAGGGCGTTCTCTTACCGAACACTGCGCTTGGGTCAATATGTGCAAAAACTTTTTCCGAATAAGCATGGATGCCGCTGTGCCCTGTACAAACATATAACAGCGTACGCCCCTCCAATTTATACTTAAGACTGCGTAAAGACTCTTTATTTCTGCTTGGATTTTGTGTAAAAATCAAAAAAAAGGGATTGCCACCATCTTCATTGATGGCGAGGCAATCCCCCGATATCATAATTTTATCATCCAAAATATAAACGGTATGTCCTATCGTATGACCCGGTACGGGGATAGCCTCCACTTTTATTCCCTCAACTTCGAATATCGTATTGTCTTTAATTGGTATCCAGCCTTCAGCAATCTGCACGCAAGCTCTTATTTTTTTCCAAACAGCAGCCTTGACCCTGTAAGCATATATGCTCTTGCTTCATTCGGACTCATAAAGCTTCCATCTGCAGTATCAAGAAGTTCAACCTTTTCATAACCCATTTCTCTAAGTCTTCGGCAAAACACATCCATATCACCGTAGCGTTTTTTGCTCATCAAATCATGAATAGCAAAGGTTCCGCCTTTTTTTAATACTCGAAGAGTTTCAAGCAACAGTTCCTGCTTGTTTTTTCCGGGAATGTTGTGATATAGGTAATTGCTTACGACTGCATCAAATGATTCATCAGCAAAGGGCAGCTTGTTCGCATCACCCCTCTAAAAGACAATATTATTGATTCCTTCGGCTTTTGCATTCTGAACACAGAGTAAATTGCTAAAAGAAGCGTATTCTTTGCCCCAGCGATCCACTCCTGTCATTTTTCCCTGCGGATTGCGTTTGGCACAAGCTATAGTCAGCGCTCCGCTTCCGCAGCCAACGTCAAGCCCCACCCCTCCTTTAGGAAGTATTACATACGCAGCTGTTCCTTCAATAATCTGCTTAGAAAGTTTTCTCTTTCCATCATAGGAAAATGCCTTATGCATACGGAATAACTTTATCGAAAGTCCACCAAATACGAGAAATGCTGCGACGGTGATCGTGGTAAGCGTAATGCCCAATATACCGTCAAGCAAAATAGAAAATCCGATAGAAAGCAGCAACAACACGCTTATGATAGACATTGTTATAAGCATCCCCTTAGGTACCCAGTTTTTATAATCCGCTTTCATTTTCAACCTCAGTAAAACACATTCATTGAATACAATATTTACTACAAGTCGCCCTTTTGAAAAAATAAAAAGGCTTTCTCATTCGTGCTTATCTTCCTAATAATCCAACAAGCAAAGCCTGAATCGCCGCTACAAACGGTATGATCAAAAACGGTGTGATTACAAAATGTTCCATGATTGCTAAATGCTTCATCCAATTGCCCAACTCATAATCAGGGTGTCCTTCCGTACCGGGAATGACGATTTTATCCTGATATTTCCCTTGGAATAACAGACAATCCAGTAGAAAGAAATCTCCCAGATTTAATAGACTCCACTGAATATATCCCATCCAAAAAAGATTCCAGAAGCCAGAAATGGCCATATGGAAAAGACTTACCATTGAATATAGGAAACAACTCCCACAAATTATGACTGTTAAGATGATATTGATATTTTTCTCTTTTTTTGTCATAGGTTCAGGTGCAGCATTCTGAATCGCCCTTGGATAAGAATCCAAAAAATATCTCGGATTTATAAGCGCCAAGGCTGCCACTGCGCCGTTAAAGATTGCAGCGATTGCAATTCCGTCCAGAATGGCTCGTATGATATCCATAAAACGCTCCCTATGGTTATTTATCAAAATAAAGTCAAAAGATATCCGTCAAGCATTGCGACAAAAAAATACAGAACCAAAGCTCTTACAAAAGCTTCCATATGTTTTTTGGGATTTTGGTAGAGCTCCTTTTGCGGTATTTTTAATAACCTGATCCGCTTTGTGTTTCTCCACCAGAGTAGATCAATAACGATAAGGTCAAAAACATTTAACGTTTCGCCCAAAATCAGCAAACGAATAAAGTTATACATAAACTTTGTTTGGCGAATGACGATGCCCAACAATAAAAATAAGACGGCAAATAGTAAAAAATTTACGATCCATGCAGTGAATTTGCCTGTTTCCTTATATTTTCCCCGATACTCTTCGATCTCTTTGATTCGCTTTTGAACTTCATCCGGATAGGACATATAATTTTTCAAATTTTTCTCGTCCGTGCCGGTGCCCAAAAAACAGACTACAAAAAATGCAGCGCATAAAATGACGGTTTCCATTAACAGCATGGATTTTCCAATCCCTTCTTTCCATAAATCCTCATACTAAGATTTCAATAATTCAATCATTTGATCCTGCGCCTCTCTGCCTTCTCTAAAAAATCTTAGCAAGGGGTAGCAGTGGCACATTCCCTCCCCTACAACCATCTCATGTGGAGCAGCATATTTTTCCATTGCTTTTTCAAAATATTCTGCATAGGCATAAAGGCATTCATTTTCACCGTAATAAAAATAGGTCT
This genomic window contains:
- a CDS encoding ABC transporter permease; its protein translation is MSKDMAKGSFEYANIASVARYYNYGRYETGKFAAWIANFLRFAVLFLLLGIVIHQTKFMHNFIRLLILGETLNVFDLIVIDLFWWRNTKRIRLSKIPQKELYQNPKKHIEAFLRALVLYFFVAMLDGYLLTLF
- a CDS encoding MBL fold metallo-hydrolase; this encodes MQIAEGWIPIKDNTIFEVEGIKVEAIPVPGHTIGHTVYILDDKIMISGDCLAINEDGGNPFFLIFTQNPSRNKESLRSLKYKLEGRTLLYVCTGHSGIHAYSEKVFAHIDPSAVFGKRTPFL
- a CDS encoding ABC transporter permease; translation: MLLMETVILCAAFFVVCFLGTGTDEKNLKNYMSYPDEVQKRIKEIEEYRGKYKETGKFTAWIVNFLLFAVLFLLLGIVIRQTKFMYNFIRLLILGETLNVFDLIVIDLLWWRNTKRIRLLKIPQKELYQNPKKHMEAFVRALVLYFFVAMLDGYLLTLF